In Tursiops truncatus isolate mTurTru1 chromosome 10, mTurTru1.mat.Y, whole genome shotgun sequence, the sequence CCTGTCCACCCCACGCTCAGCCTCCAGCAGTTTGTTGCAATTCGGGGTGATGCTTTCTCACTCGTTCGCGAGGCTGGCACGTCTTCCTCCACATTCTCCTCCCCACTTGCCCCAGCGGAGCTGGTCCACACATCCCTCTGTGGGGTTCAGGCTGTTTGGTTGCCTTGTGATTCTGCTTTATGGTGAACTCAAGAGAAGTTCTGATTTTTGTGATATTTCTGGCTTTTTCTTACTGTTTGGGTCAGGGCAATGCTTTTCGAGTTTCTATATCCTCAGGcaagaatggatgttgaattttattaaatatcatttaCCCTTATTCAGAATGGTCATGTgagtttctcatttattcttcctgATGTGGTGAAGTATATCAATAGGTTGCCTGATATTAAATTCATCCCTTATTTTCTCTTACTCAGAGAATtctttcattagcaaatatttttttaacacctaTTAAGGGCTGGATGTATAGGGATGAATAGTAAACATAAGATCTTATAAATCTTATATTCTAATCAGAAGGTAGACAAAACATATAAGTAGATAAATAGGGCATTTCAGATTGTGatcataattatgaaaaataaacaggGTTTGGGCAATATGGGGCAACTAATGTAGGCAGGTAACACTGATGTTAGGATTTAAAGGTTGAAAGTGATCCCGGCATTTAGAGTTGAGAGTAGGGAAGGCTTTTCAAGAGATGGCGAGTCCAAGTTcccaggggcaggaaggagacagGCCTGTTGAGGCATCAGAGTTCACCCACCACGGCTGAAGCATAGTGAGGAGAGGGGAACGGTGTGGAGGGGGCTCGGGAAGCTGGGTAGAGGACCACGCTGTGTTTTGGTGTCTTAGATGTTTGAATTCCATTCCGTGAGGAATGGGAAGAACTTGGAGATGGATGTGGCTTTCTGTCgcttgctaagtgaaattagttgTTCCCATATCTTACGTGGTTGGTCCCTGGCTGCTGTACTTCTAGTGTGGTTCTTCATTGCACGTTAATTTATTTGTTATCCGTCTTGCattttcagtctctttctctctgctgacTTTTACTTCCTGTTTATAAGCCCACTCAACACCCCTTATCCTACAGAAACCTTGCTATGACCTCCTCTCCTCTGGTACTGGCatcctgcctttctctctccctcccttcacgGCCAGATTCCCAGCGCGTGGTCTGTATTTGCTTGCCCTGCACTTCCCCAGGCCCTCCCTCACTCCTTGCCCTTTTGTGATATGGTTTTTATCCCCTGGACCCAAGTGACGACTGCTCTGAGATAACAGCCCCCCAAGCCCAGCAGCCTCGTGTCTCGTCCTGTTTATCTGAATGTGATACGTAACACTGTTGCCCACATCTTCCTCCTTGTAAGTCTCTAAACCCTGGCTTCCTGAGCACTTCACTGTCACATATTTTGTCTTACGTTTCTTATTACTCCCTGTTTTTTGTCGTTTCTAGCTCACCCTTAAATATAGGGATGCCCCAAGCCTCTGATGCCAGACTTCTCTCTACTGTCTATTCTCTGTGGCTTCTCATTTCTGTACTTTTATAGAAACAGCACTCACTACGTGCTCCCAGATCTGTGCCTCTAGCCCAGACTTCTCTGTAGGTAAAGGAGAGAATATGCATATATACTTAATATGTCATAGTTTTCACATTGCTGTGTAATCTCTGTAATTATTTTACATGGATGTATAATGTTAAGTGGCTGTGCCGTAGTTAGCCTGTCCATTTCCTGCTGAAAATTTCTAATCCAGGGTCTGCAGCTCCAATTTATAATTGTACACAAGGATATTGAGCTTGAGATTTGGTGGAATGGAAAGTGAGTTGAGTTTTTTCCCCCTCCCAAACTAGCTCAGTCCTCCCAGAGAACAGGAAACCTCAGCAGAATCTTTGGCAAACCTTTCTCAGGCTTTCTTGCTTTGAGAATCAGCTAAGAGGCCCATTGTCACTACCTGAGTTCAAGGTAGCACTTTAACTCTTGCATGAACGACTGAAAGGCCTTCTAAATGGTCCCCCTACCTCTGATCTCTTGATGCTCTGACACAGTATGCCATCAATTGTTAGAAAACAGGTGGTCCTTGTGTCCCCAAGACCTAAGAGAGATCTGAAGCTTTTCACACTGATGTGTCTTGGAGTcagctggaaaaagatattcaccTTCAGTCAAGGCAGGGTTTTAAACACACTGTTAGATTGTAGGTCACCATACTTGAGAATATCCAAACGTGAGAATATCCTTTGTCATACTTTAGCTCCTATTTCCCTAACCATTCACCTTTTTCCAGTCAGGTGGCCTCTGCAATCTCTCCAAGCTGTTCTCAACCTCCTACTTGGTGGAGAGCTGGCTTGTTTATAAAGCCCAACAAGTCAGGGATTCTGACAGTGGCTATGCTGCCAATCTTGGTCCCTCTTCTAAGTGCGATTTGTGTCTTTTAAATGAATTCCTCTTTGGATCTCTGACCTGTTGATGCCTCAGAATTTCTGCCTGATGGTCAGCCATTTCCAGCAGCATGCTGACCAGAATATAATTTTCAGCAGTTGGTCGACCTTGATGTTGAGCCTTTCCCACCCACTTCCTGGTCTGAGTGTGCATGCTCACTGTGTAAGGAAGGAGGGTTGTGCTTCATCCTTCACACAGAGAGGGTTATGGGCCCCCAAGGATGTCCAGCCCTAGTGTTGGTAAAAAGCAGCAGCTCTGGAATCACATGGTGATAACTATAAAGCAGCGTTTGTCCCGTGAGGCAGAGGGAAGGCCTGTgccctgggaggtgggagagtGAGCATCATCCTGGTACACCTTCCACCACTGTCTCACGgtctttctttctgcttcctttaatttattttcacgTTAGTCTACCAAAATAACAAATTGCccttaaaagtaatgaaaaaccTAAGCACTGATGGTAAAGAGCTGCTCCCCTCCCATCTTCCACCCCAAGCTGTATTTCTGCTTTGAGGCATTCTGGTCTATACCCTCTCTTAACTCTATGGCCTGCGGTAACTGTATACCGTATGTTGTCGACGTAGCCACAATGTTTGATTATTACATTCTTTCCTGTAAGGGCGGGAGAAAATAACTCCAGTCACGCTTTGATAGGTTTGAAATTAATCAAGATTAAGTTGAGTTGAAAAAACTATCCTGAGTGTATGATTCTCCAAGACCCAAGGGTCTGCTACCTCACACTTCAGGGCATTGGTTCCCCAGAGGAGGCTTGTATCCCTGATTCCTAGCCAGAAGCCTTAGCCATTCACTCTGTGCACTCCAGCCAAGGGATGGAGAGTAACGATCCCATGCAACTTGCCTTAATTCCACCTCTAGAATAATAACGTGGGATTCACCTCAGATGTGCCTGGCACCTTCCCTCTTTACATCGGTCTCATCTGCTccaccaccctctcccctcctgatagcagcaacagcaacaacaagcTCCTTGCCTGTAGAGACTAATCCAGCATCGAAGGTCATCCCCTTTCAACCACCCATGATGGAGTGGACGTTACCCCTTGAATGAGGGGAGTGAACCCTGGTAAAGGAGATCCAACAAAGCTTAGAAGAGCGAACACAACTCAGAAAAACACTGTTGGGAACATATTCTCCATTGAATGCCACTCCCTGTGATGCCCCATGATCTCAGGCAATAGAAAAGCCTGATGTGATGAAGAGAATGTGAAAAGACAGACCAGAAACTCAGCCTTAAAGGAAACATTACTTCAGaaacagaagctttttttttaagcattgaaCTTAATaagaacataaatttattaaagcaaCAGTTCAAATATAATATGAGACAGTAAAAGGAGATGATATGGGCAATGTGGAACTTAGGGAACAAAATGAGAACAAAGCAACGTCAGTCCAAAACCAATAAACGAATTTGAAACAGCAAGGAATTTAATGGCCTGAAAATCAAATTACTGATGTAAGGGAAGAAACGTTAGATAATTCTAGAAAGAgcgaaggagaaaaacaaaaagattgaaGAGATTTAGATCATCATAAGGGTGGTCCTGCACAAAGGTCATTTTTTTTTGCCtacgttgggtctccgttgctgcacgcggtctttctctagtttcggcgagtgggggctactgggctctaggtgtgcgggcttaattgcttcgcggcatgtggcatcttcccagaccagggctcgaacccgtgtcccctggattggcaggtggattcttaaccactgcgccaccagggaaaccccataaagACAATTGATGTCAGTAAAGTAAAAGAGCCAACCCCAAAGAAAACAATTGgccagaaaatgtatttgaagaaataataaaagaaaattttcctgaaataaactaaatgaattttcttttagagGTCATTGtgttccaggaaaaaaatgaaacgtTGTACAGTGGTAAACTCTGAGCTGACTTCTAGTGATGTTATTAGACTTTGAAAATAAAGGTTTTTGCAGATACGCTGGCAGAAAAAAGGCAAGTCACCTCAAGGAGGAGAAACTACCAGTCAGGCTGGCAGCAGGCTTCTCTCTACAAGCTTCATTGCCAGAAAGCAAAGGAGTGTGCAAAGTTTTGAAGGAAAGAAGTGGTATATTAGCACCAGGTCTTAAAATTCAAATAGAGAACGAAGGGTAAACAACTATGCAAATAGAATGTAAATGTTATAAACATTCATCAAAGAGAGATGAGTCCGTCTTCATCTAAGATTGAAACATGGTGCgtaaaatctgtttaaaatgcGTTTTTTCAAATTCTTAACTTTAGAGGAATTATGTCTATAAAGAAATAGGGATCTTAAGtcattccttccttttcacttcagcttcattttctttaagtACAAAGTTGAATTGtacttcttaaaacaaaaaaaatacatagaatgtTCCCTTTAAAACTTAatgtagggtttccctggtggtgcagtggttgagaatctgcctgctaatgcaggggacatgggttcgagccctggtccaggaagatcccacatgccgcagagcaactaggcccgtgagccacaattactgagcctgcgcgtctggagcctgtgctccgcaacaagagaggccgcgatagtgagaggcccgcgcaccgtgatgaagagtggcccccacttgccacaactagagaaagccctcgcacagaaacgaagacccaacatagccaaaaataaataaattaattaattaactcctacccacaacatcttcttaaaaaaaaaaacttaatgtgGTATTTCTGGTTTTAGCTGTGGGttgaatttttgcatttttttctttggagTGTAAgccattgtttaatttttttttttttttacacgtaactttacctaaaaataaaatcttattacaGAAAGTAtgtaaaacataacaaaataaaccTATCTACCCCACCCAAGGCTCTGGTTGCATAGGGTGGTGGTTGGGCTTGGCAtgggcagattttttaaaaatctcttgtgTTTCTGCTCTGACAGTTGCCTGAGTTGGGAACTGCCGTTCCTCCAGGTGGCTGCTGGGCTctgcttttgtatttattttaacagCCTAGTGGCTCTCACTTTTGTTTCAACCCACCTCCGAGCTCCCGGGAAGTGAGTAGGGAAACTAAGCACCCGAGACGCTGatcatcatttttcattttgcctGCTCTCTTGTATAGTTAACGAGAGGCATAAAGTACATCACCGACTTTATTGCATTCATCCTGAAGAGGGAAAACCACTGGGCAaacatcattttataaatgagtgggttgaagaataaaaaaggtTTGCTCAACATCATTTTGTAGAGGTATCAACAAtatgatacttttttttctatttttctttagctCAAATAGTTTCATCATGAGACACCCCGCCCACCCTTTTATTTGCCCTTCTGATTATGGTGGGTAAATGTATCTTTAGTGGATTAGTatgcaatttttaattaaattaatacatgAAATCACATAAACTGATGTCACAAGATGACcagaatattatattttatgtaaattcttCTGTTAATGCAAAGCGGTTATTTTGGTATAGACATTTTGGTctaatatgaatttttaatagGTACATTGTAACAGCTATTTGAAAATAATGAGGAATTAGAGTATTTGGCTTTTCTACAAGTAAGTAATATAAGCTTGAATAATTTTTGTTTACGTGCCCGAGGATccaacaaatcaaaacaaacgAAGTTATGGCAAAAGCAGTTATTGCTCAAAACTACAATACTTGACAGAGATTGTGGTGGTTGATGCCATTTAAATGGTGATTTATTTCAACACAGCAAGAAATGGAGGTAGTTTCATCTCTTCTCTCCTGTTATAAGTTCTGTCTGTCTACCTACTCACCTATCATTAGTGGCAAAGAAACATAGCCATTGAATATTTTGTTCaattaaaatggtgatttttattttaaaactaagggCCATTAACAACATTAGGACTTTAAAATTGTGTTGGTGAAGAACCACAAGtaagtatattattttactttcatatttttctgtttattgataTAACTGCTATTTAGCAATTCTTCAGGGTTCTATCAGTGAATATCCCATGATCATCTGAGGTATCTGTGTCTAAAAATTATTGTATAGTAACCTTTGTTCTCGTAAGAATATCAGTATTGCCTATTTTGGAGCAATACTGTTATGTAGAAACTTGCTGAGAAGTTTGCTTTAAGagatactagggcttccctggtggcgcagtggttgagagtccgcctgccgatgcaggggacaggggttcgtgccccggtccgggaagatcccacatgccgcagagcggctgggcccgtgagccatggccactgggcctgcgcgtccggagcctgtgctcctcaatgggagaggccacagcagtgagaggcccgcataccgcaaaaaaaaaaaaagatactaaatgTGATAAGACAAATACCCAGCATTAAAGgttgaattttcttctttgtgggcCAGCTCTCTTAAGACTAGGGTCCTCAGCTGCAAGGGTGAAGGGGGAGGATAATTTAGTTTTGAAACATCAGGTTCCAGGACTGTGGTGAGATAGGGGGTCAAGAACGGAACACAGCCTTCTAGAAATGTGCACTAAGGTCTTCGCATGATTGTTTCAACAGATGTTGATGGCCAGCCTTCTTAATATTGCCAGAATGTAGGAATGCAGTTTTATCCAAACCGGCTTTCCTTTAAATTGCCTTCTTCAGTTGTCATAACACCCTTGTGATCGAAATGTTAACCTAAAAACATCATAGTTGGTGTACATACCATTTTAccaattggttttcttttttcttctttgaacagAAATCTTAGAGGCTGGTATTAAAGGAACTTCAGAATCACTTAAAGGTGTGAAACGAAAAAAGATTGTAGCCGAGAATCACctgaaaaaaataccaaaatccCCACTGAGAAATCCTCTTCaggcaaaacacaaacaaaatacaGAAGAGTCATCTTTTGCCATTCTTCAGAGTGTGGCGGAGTCCCACAAGAAGCAGAATCACAGTCCTGTAAAAAACGGGAAGCAGTTTACCAAACACAATGGAGAAGCCCCTGGGCTAATTGCCGAGGTCTCTAAATTGCAAGAGGCTGTCTCCCCGAAGAAGCCCTCGTTTCTGCAGCCCCCATCCGAGCCGCGCCGGTGGAGGTCGGAGGGCTCCGACCCCGCCAAGCCCGGTGTCCCCGAGGGAAAATGTGACTCCAGTTCTCTGTCCAGTAAAAGCAGGACTGACCACCGTGAATGTATCTCCTCTCACTGCAGCCCCCCGCCCTCCTCGTATGCAAACACCGCGTTCGATGTCTTACTGAAGGCCATGGAGCCAGAACTGAGCACCTTGTCGCAAAAGGGCTCCTCTTGTGCGGTTAAGAGCGAAAAACTGAGACCAAATAAAACTGTACGACCCCCTTCTCACCTGAACCACAGCCCGATGGATGCCCCCGATCCGACCCCGCAAGAACCGGCTGCCCAATCACAGCCGCCTCCTCGGACCTCATACGCCGGGCACGTGTCTGCCGCTCAGAAGAATGACCAAGCGGCACTTCAGGCCGTTTCTCCTTCGTATAATCCACGCGAACACTCTGTTTCTAAACCTGGCCAACAAAATCAGCAGCTTCCAGCGTGTTCGGGTTTCACCAGATCACTCACGAGTCTGCAGAATCAGGAGAACGCCCAACTTGAACACGTCTGTAACGCAGCAGTGATGTCATCCGTAGGTGTGACGTCACCCTCCAGTAGAACTCAGGTTTCTCCTCCAAACCAGCAAGTGGATGCTGCCTTGCCGCTGTCAGTGAGCCCCGCCCTTTCCACGCGGTCACCCCCCACGCCAATTTACAACTCAACTCCTGTCGCCTCTGTTGTTAATCACAGCGTGGAACAAATGTGCAAtcttcttctgaaagatcagaagccaaaaaaacaaggaaaatacatCTGTGAGTATTGCAATCGAGCCTGTGCAAAGCCCAGTGTGCTTTTAAAGCACATCCGCTCCCACACTGGAGAGCGACCCTATCCCTGCGTGACCTGCGGGTTTTCATTTAAGACTAAAAGTAACCTCTACAAGCACAAAAAGTCCCATGCACATACTATCAAACTGGGTCTCGTCTTGCAGCCAGATGCTGGCGGCTTGTTCGTGTCTCACGAGTCCCCCAAAGCACTTAGTATCCATTCGGATGTGGAAGACAGTGGGGAGAGCGAGGAGGAGGGTGCTGCTGACGACAGGCAGAACGACCCGGGCTCCATGGACCTGCAGCCCGTGCAGATAATGAAGATGGTATCCAGCTCGGAAGCTTTACCTAAACTGGGTTCCATTCCAAGCAATCCAGATCCTGTGGTAGGTGACTTTTCACTACAGGACAGATTTTCAGAAGCACAGGCTGTGACAGAGTTACCCAAGGTTGTGGTCCACCCCATCAGTGTGTCCCCTTTAAGAGCTGACAGCCCGAAGGTTACGGACTCCAAGCCTGAACCTCCTAGTGCACAGAAACAGAAGGACCTTCAGGTAACCGGTATACTGTCCCACTCAGCCTGGGCGTGCTCCCTGGAGATGGATGACAAGTCCCATGAGAAGGGCGATGTGAGTCAGCCCGAGGGAAAACAGGAATCTCACGTGGGAACGGTACATGCCCAGCTCCAAAGGCAGCAGGCCACCGATTACTCCCGAGAGCAGCAAGGCAAACTTCTCCTGAGTCCTCGCAGTTTAGGAAGTACGGACTCGGGTTACTTTTCACGTTCTGAGAGTGCCGACCAAACAGTGAGCCCACCCACCCCCTTTGCCAGAACGTTGCCCGCCCCAGAGCAGGACTCTAACAAGAATAATGGGCCTTCTGCACCTCGTGTCAGCACACCAGCAGCTTCGGCTCTTCCAGCAGGTGAAAAAGCGTCACTCCTCCCAGGTCAGATGCGCCCACCTTTGGCGACAAAAACGCTTGAGGAACGGATATCAAAGCTTATCTCAGACAACGAAGCCTTGGTAGATGACAAGCAACTGGATAGTGTAAAGCCACGGAGAACCTCTCTCTCACGACGGGGAAGCATCGATTCCCCCAAATCGTACATATTTAAGGATTCTTTCCAGTTTGATTTAAAACCAATGGGACGGAGAACAAGTTCAAGCTCTGATATACCAAAGTCCCCTTTCACTCCCACAGAGAAATCAAAGCAAGTGTTTCTTCTGTCTGTACCTTCCCTCGACTGTCTGCCCATCACCAGAAGTAATTCTATGCCTACCACAGGGTACTCAGCAGTACCTGCAAGcatcatccctcccccacacccactGAGAGGAAGTCAGTCCTTTGACGACAAAATTGGTGCTTTCTACGACGATGTCTTCGTACCAGGGCCTAACACTTCTGTGCCCCAAAATGGACATCCCCGCACTCTTGTCAGACAAGCAGCAGTAGAAGACTCCTCAGCAAATGAAAATCATGTTCTGGGTGCCGGGCAGTCCTTGGACGAGAGCCATCACGGAGGCAGCCCCGCTGGTGAGACCGCAGCAGCAAGAAGCAAGCCCCCGGCCCCGGGTTCacacttggaaaagaagaagtctcATCAGGGGCGAGGGACCATGTTTGAGTGTGAGACCTGTAGAAACAGGTATAGGAAACTGGAAAATTTTGAAAACCATAAGAAGTTTTACTGTTCAGAGTTGCACGGACCAAAAACCAAGGTAGCTCTGAGGGACCCCGAGCACAGCCTGGTGCCCAGCGGCACACAGCCTCCCATTCTGCACTACAGGGTCGCCAGTGCCACCGGGGTCTGGGAGCAGACGCCCCAGATacgaaaaaggaggaaaatgaaaagcGTCGGAGATGACGACGAACTTCAGCAAAACGAAAGTGGAGCATCTCCCCAGAGCTCCGAGGGCCTCCGGTTTCAGAGCGCGAGGGGCTCGGTTCCCAGTTTGTCTCAGCAGAACGTTGCCATAACTGGTGACCAGCCGCCTAGAAATATCCAGCTGCAAAGCTCCCCGATTCAGCTCGTGGCCAGAGGCCCCGAACAGCCCCCGGACCCGAAGCCGTCCTCCGTCGTGGAAGAGCAGGTGAGCTCGGCTGCCCAGGACAGGACAGAGCCCAAGAGACACGGGGCCGGCATCTCCGTCATCCAGCACACAAACTCGCTGGGCAGACCCGGTGCGCTTGACAAGCTGGAGTCTTGTGAAGGCGCTTCCCCCATTTCTTTCCAGGAGCTGAGAACAGGGAAGCCCGGGTCTCTGCACATAAGAGGGATTTCCCAAGAGGAAGGCCGCCTGCCCCGGAACACGTCTCAGCCCGCCGAGCCTGCACTGTCCGATGCTCTGAGAGGGGAACTTCAGGAAGGTTCCAGAAAGATCTCAGGTGAGCGACACGTGTTAGGGCAGCCCTCAAGACTCGTTCGGCAGCACAACATCCAAGTCCCAGAAATCCTGGTCACAGAAGAGCCAGATCGGGACCCGGAAGGCCAAGGCCACGATCAGGAGAAGTCTGAGAAGTTCAGTTGGCCTCAGCGGAGCGAAACCTTGTCCAAACTGCCAACAGAGAAACTGCCACCCAAAAAGAAGCGGCTCCGTCTTGCCGAGATCGAGCACTCCTCAACCGAGTCAAGCCTGGACTCCACTCTCTCCAGGAGTCTAAGCAGGGAGAGCAGTTTATCTCACACTTCGAGTTTCTCTGCTTCCTTAGACGTAGAGGACGTTTCTAAGACTGAGGCCTCCCCCAAAATCGATTTTCCGAATAAAGCGGAGTTTCTCCTGATTCCACCTGGCTCTAATACCCTGAACGTTCCTGGGAGTCACCGGGAAATGAGGCGCGCTGCATCGGAACAGATTCACTGCCTGCAGATGTCGATGGAGGTCTCTGATTTCAGAAGTAAATCATTCGACTGTGGAAGCATGACTCCACCTCAGCCAGCCCCGCTTGCTGAATTGCAGCCTCCGACATCCCCTTCTGGCATGGGGGTCGCCGGGCATGTGCCTCTCTTGGAAAGACGGAGAGGCCCGCTGATACGGCAGATCTCTTTAAACATCACTCCGGAGGGTCATCTATCTCCTGGGAACCCATCCTCTTTCCAAACTATCGCTCGCCCTGGTGTGAACACAGTGCCGTTTCAGGGGCCTCAGCTCACTCATGCACCTTCACCTGAGTTTCCTGCAAATACTTTGGACTCCCAGACTCAGATTAAGGATCTGCGAGCAGAAACTTCAAGTTCCAACTCTCCAAACATCTTTCCTGTTCAACAGCTTCTTGGTATCCATTTGTTAAATCAAATCCACGTGCCCCTTAGCCTCCCAGACACACAGATGTCGCTGCAGGTGTCTACACAGAGTGTCAAAGCAGATGCAAGCCCCGGTGGACATGTATCTTCTAAAAGTGAGGACTGCTTTGCTCCCAAGTACCAACTTCAGTGTCAGGTGGTCCCTTCGACCCAGCCTTGCACTTCTAACGCTGTACATCCTCTGCCAAAGCAAGTTCTTTCAGACCCAGCTGGGGCCAACCATCGTGCGACCTCGTTGACATTACCAGCCAAGTTAGTAGAAGCCACGTCTAATTCGTGTCCTCTGCCACCACTGAAGGTCGGGCCTCTCGGCAGTCAGGTGCCGAAGGTGCCGGCGTCCTTTGCGCTGCCCTTGCATCTGCAGAGTCGGGTCCCAGCGTACTGTTTCGCCACAGCCACAGCTCTGCCGCAGATCCTAGTGACCCAAGATCTATCCAGTCAGCCGATTGGCCAGGCTAATCATAGTATGGTGCCAATCAGCGAAGAGCAAAATTCTGTGCCAAAGTCGCAATACGCTCACCGGAATGCTTTGCCAAACCCAGAGGGAGAGCTTGTCTGCGAGAACGTTACTTCCGAGATGGGCCAAAATTCGTCGCCATCAGAATCCTTGCCTGTAACTCAGAAAATGTCTGTTGGTAGGCTTTCCCCCCAGCAAGAATCTTCAGCTTCAAGCAAAAGGATGCTGTCCCCAGCAAACAGTTTAGACATTGCCATGGAAAAGCACCAGAAGCGGGCCAAGGATGAAAATGGGGCCGTTTGTGCCACAGATACTAGACAGTTGGAAGCACTGAGCTCAAGAGCTCATGAAGTCAGTAAGC encodes:
- the HIVEP1 gene encoding zinc finger protein 40 isoform X3, whose protein sequence is MPRTKQIHPRNLRDKIEEAQKELNGAEVSKKGNTKKRFRCTTACGRGGRKEEILEAGIKGTSESLKGVKRKKIVAENHLKKIPKSPLRNPLQAKHKQNTEESSFAILQSVAESHKKQNHSPVKNGKQFTKHNGEAPGLIAEVSKLQEAVSPKKPSFLQPPSEPRRWRSEGSDPAKPGVPEGKCDSSSLSSKSRTDHRECISSHCSPPPSSYANTAFDVLLKAMEPELSTLSQKGSSCAVKSEKLRPNKTVRPPSHLNHSPMDAPDPTPQEPAAQSQPPPRTSYAGHVSAAQKNDQAALQAVSPSYNPREHSVSKPGQQNQQLPACSGFTRSLTSLQNQENAQLEHVCNAAVMSSVGVTSPSSRTQVSPPNQQVDAALPLSVSPALSTRSPPTPIYNSTPVASVVNHSVEQMCNLLLKDQKPKKQGKYICEYCNRACAKPSVLLKHIRSHTGERPYPCVTCGFSFKTKSNLYKHKKSHAHTIKLGLVLQPDAGGLFVSHESPKALSIHSDVEDSGESEEEGAADDRQNDPGSMDLQPVQIMKMVSSSEALPKLGSIPSNPDPVVGDFSLQDRFSEAQAVTELPKVVVHPISVSPLRADSPKVTDSKPEPPSAQKQKDLQVTGILSHSAWACSLEMDDKSHEKGDVSQPEGKQESHVGTVHAQLQRQQATDYSREQQGKLLLSPRSLGSTDSGYFSRSESADQTVSPPTPFARTLPAPEQDSNKNNGPSAPRVSTPAASALPAGEKASLLPGQMRPPLATKTLEERISKLISDNEALVDDKQLDSVKPRRTSLSRRGSIDSPKSYIFKDSFQFDLKPMGRRTSSSSDIPKSPFTPTEKSKQVFLLSVPSLDCLPITRSNSMPTTGYSAVPASIIPPPHPLRGSQSFDDKIGAFYDDVFVPGPNTSVPQNGHPRTLVRQAAVEDSSANENHVLGAGQSLDESHHGGSPAGETAAARSKPPAPGSHLEKKKSHQGRGTMFECETCRNRYRKLENFENHKKFYCSELHGPKTKVALRDPEHSLVPSGTQPPILHYRVASATGVWEQTPQIRKRRKMKSVGDDDELQQNESGASPQSSEGLRFQSARGSVPSLSQQNVAITGDQPPRNIQLQSSPIQLVARGPEQPPDPKPSSVVEEQVSSAAQDRTEPKRHGAGISVIQHTNSLGRPGALDKLESCEGASPISFQELRTGKPGSLHIRGISQEEGRLPRNTSQPAEPALSDALRGELQEGSRKISGERHVLGQPSRLVRQHNIQVPEILVTEEPDRDPEGQGHDQEKSEKFSWPQRSETLSKLPTEKLPPKKKRLRLAEIEHSSTESSLDSTLSRSLSRESSLSHTSSFSASLDVEDVSKTEASPKIDFPNKAEFLLIPPGSNTLNVPGSHREMRRAASEQIHCLQMSMEVSDFRSKSFDCGSMTPPQPAPLAELQPPTSPSGMGVAGHVPLLERRRGPLIRQISLNITPEGHLSPGNPSSFQTIARPGVNTVPFQGPQLTHAPSPEFPANTLDSQTQIKDLRAETSSSNSPNIFPVQQLLGIHLLNQIHVPLSLPDTQMSLQVSTQSVKADASPGGHVSSKSEDCFAPKYQLQCQVVPSTQPCTSNAVHPLPKQVLSDPAGANHRATSLTLPAKLVEATSNSCPLPPLKVGPLGSQVPKVPASFALPLHLQSRVPAYCFATATALPQILVTQDLSSQPIGQANHSMVPISEEQNSVPKSQYAHRNALPNPEGELVCENVTSEMGQNSSPSESLPVTQKMSVGRLSPQQESSASSKRMLSPANSLDIAMEKHQKRAKDENGAVCATDTRQLEALSSRAHEVSKQKKPVLVRQVCTTEPLEAAILEQDIFSHPEVSSEALRLTGVSPADNLSAGHSKPVVIEPVKELQEFESIPSATSLTLTVRNSAVPAEKTHVSSSEHVDDNQERKSPGVKTPGDEANVQEQSPPAATTPSACKASDTQQPSFPSLKTATSFTWCYLLRQKALHLPQNDQKTSAYTDWTVNASDPNPLSLPTKVALSLLNSKQKTGKSLYCQAITTHFKSDLLVYSSKWKSSLSKRALGNQKSTVVEFSNKDASEINSEQDKENSLIKSEPRRIKIFDGGYKSNEEYVYVRGRGRGKYICEECGIRCKKPSMLKKHIRTHTDVRPYHCTYCNFSFKTKDEKQRFSYERSGYDLEESDGPDEDENENEDEDEDSQAESVLSAAPSATASPQRLPARSGLQDCRGADEDVRIPDCFSGGHTDPMDVLPRALPTKMTVLSTVQSDYGGKPGSPVRTRQRAAGDEGEAAAPGDSARSPEAAPRSPCHQMSVDYPESEEVLGSSVAGKAVALTQGPSSVSLPPRGTERSPQPAGAPPCTTSPRPGAQEPKQQVALHPPPGLPSPQTHLFSHLPLHSQLQSRTPYNMLPVGGIQAVPAGLTYSTFVPIQAGPVQLTIPAVNVIHRTVGTPGDLTAEVSSATSPSGVAELSSVVPCIPIGQIRVPGLQNPSPPALQPLPALSMETVNILGLASANLGPQVRPPGLALNAAVGLQVVTASPSSQSGPAPPPPIPGLQILNIALPTLIPSVGQVTVDAQGAPERPAPPNRAREAPPKQPSAAGAHPGGGSASPQGSPRVPRENAPKGLDPPAPARDHARRDGSSRLDAGTAASGNHPKPRHELPAAPGKPASGPPPSGRQPRPLDREGPAARPPAPPPARRQAAQFSDVSSDEDEDRLVIAT